The following proteins are co-located in the Labrys monachus genome:
- the cobO gene encoding cob(I)yrinic acid a,c-diamide adenosyltransferase — protein MTDEAARHKAKMEKRKAVQDAEVASKTIEKGLLIVNTGPGKGKSTAAFGLIMRALGHGWRVGVVQFIKGAWSTGERAALERFADLVTWKSMGEGFTWETQDRARDVAAAERAWQAALGMMADPGIRLLVLDELNIALRYDYLDLGAVVEALKRRRPDLHVVVTGRNAKPEMIEAADLVTEMTLVKHHFAAGVKAQEGIEF, from the coding sequence ATGACGGACGAAGCGGCGCGCCACAAGGCGAAGATGGAAAAGCGCAAGGCGGTGCAGGACGCCGAGGTCGCCTCCAAGACCATCGAGAAGGGCCTGCTGATCGTCAATACGGGCCCCGGCAAGGGCAAGTCGACCGCCGCCTTCGGACTGATCATGCGCGCGCTCGGCCATGGCTGGCGGGTGGGCGTGGTGCAGTTCATCAAGGGTGCGTGGTCGACAGGCGAGCGCGCGGCGCTGGAGCGCTTCGCCGACCTCGTGACCTGGAAGAGTATGGGCGAGGGCTTCACCTGGGAAACGCAGGACCGCGCCCGCGACGTCGCCGCCGCCGAACGGGCCTGGCAGGCGGCGCTCGGGATGATGGCCGATCCCGGCATCCGCCTGCTCGTGCTCGACGAACTCAACATCGCCCTGCGCTACGACTATCTCGACCTCGGCGCCGTCGTCGAGGCCCTGAAGCGGCGCCGGCCGGACCTGCATGTCGTCGTCACCGGCCGCAACGCCAAGCCGGAGATGATCGAGGCCGCCGACCTCGTCACCGAGATGACGCTGGTCAAGCACCACTTCGCCGCCGGCGTGAAGGCGCAGGAAGGCATCGAATTCTAA
- the cobU gene encoding bifunctional adenosylcobinamide kinase/adenosylcobinamide-phosphate guanylyltransferase produces MIAPRLTFVLGGARSGKSRYAEELVAAEPAPWCYIATAQAFDDEMRARIAEHRSRRDARWQTSEAPLGLPGALAAAAGPVLVDCLTLWLTNLMLGEHPLAPAFDRLEAAIAAASGPVVMVSNEVGLSIVPDNALARAFRDDQGRLNQRVARLADRVIFMVAGLPMVVK; encoded by the coding sequence ATGATCGCTCCTCGCCTCACCTTCGTGCTCGGCGGCGCGCGTTCCGGCAAGAGCCGGTACGCCGAGGAACTCGTCGCGGCCGAGCCTGCGCCGTGGTGCTATATCGCCACCGCCCAGGCCTTCGACGACGAGATGCGGGCCCGCATCGCCGAGCATCGCTCCCGCCGCGATGCGCGCTGGCAGACCAGCGAAGCCCCGCTCGGCCTGCCCGGCGCGCTGGCGGCGGCGGCGGGTCCGGTCCTCGTCGACTGCCTGACGCTCTGGCTCACCAACCTGATGCTGGGCGAGCATCCCCTGGCACCGGCCTTCGACCGGCTGGAGGCCGCGATCGCCGCCGCGTCCGGGCCGGTCGTCATGGTGTCGAACGAGGTCGGCCTGTCGATCGTGCCCGACAATGCCCTCGCCCGCGCCTTCCGCGACGATCAGGGCCGGCTCAACCAGCGCGTCGCCCGGCTGGCGGATCGGGTGATCTTCATGGTGGCAGGCTTGCCGATGGTGGTGAAATGA
- a CDS encoding DUF1636 domain-containing protein, which produces MRADPSQAEPHDVLIHVCVTCRRADDDADAPRPGARLHRALADALPAGMALRPVECLGNCRRSCTVAVSAPGCWTYVFGDLVAESGTEVLAAAALLAGSTDGLMPWRGRPEPFKRGMIARIPPLLDHKEAAE; this is translated from the coding sequence ATGCGCGCAGATCCATCCCAGGCCGAGCCTCATGACGTGCTGATCCATGTCTGCGTCACCTGCCGGCGTGCGGACGACGATGCCGATGCGCCGCGCCCCGGCGCGCGCCTGCACCGGGCGCTGGCGGACGCGCTGCCGGCCGGCATGGCCCTGCGGCCGGTCGAGTGCCTCGGCAATTGCCGCCGCTCCTGCACCGTCGCCGTCTCGGCGCCGGGCTGCTGGACCTATGTCTTCGGCGATCTCGTCGCCGAAAGCGGCACGGAGGTCCTCGCCGCCGCGGCGCTGCTCGCCGGTTCCACCGACGGGCTGATGCCCTGGCGCGGCCGTCCCGAACCGTTCAAGCGCGGCATGATCGCGCGCATACCGCCTCTCCTCGATCACAAGGAAGCCGCCGAATGA
- the cobW gene encoding cobalamin biosynthesis protein CobW produces the protein MSLASNSKVPCTIVTGFLGAGKTTLIRNLLATAGGRRLALIVNEFGDVGVDGDILRSCGIDSCPEDAIVELANGCICCTVADDFVPALEMLLARPNAPEHIVIETSGLALPKPLVKAFNWPAIRSRVTVDGVIAVVDGAAVAAGRFADDPEELKRQAEADGALDHDNPLEEVYEDQLLCADLVVLNKADLLGESELAGVERDIERTVPRAVKVVRTSEGRIDAAVLLGLGAAAEDDLAARPSHHDAEEEHDHDDFDTFVVDLPAILEADALISKLRKAAEDHDILRIKGFVAIEGKPMRLLVQGVGARFSQHFDRAWAVGEARSSRLVVIGEKGLDQDGIRKALNG, from the coding sequence ATGAGCCTCGCCAGCAACAGCAAGGTGCCCTGCACCATCGTCACCGGCTTCCTCGGGGCCGGCAAGACCACCCTGATCCGCAACCTGCTGGCGACGGCCGGCGGCCGCCGCCTGGCGCTGATCGTCAACGAGTTCGGCGATGTCGGCGTCGACGGCGACATCCTCAGGTCCTGCGGCATCGACAGCTGCCCCGAGGACGCCATCGTCGAGCTCGCCAATGGCTGCATCTGCTGCACGGTGGCGGACGATTTCGTGCCGGCGCTCGAAATGCTGCTGGCGCGGCCGAACGCGCCCGAGCACATCGTCATCGAGACCTCCGGCCTCGCGCTGCCCAAGCCGCTGGTCAAGGCGTTCAACTGGCCGGCGATCCGCTCGCGCGTCACCGTCGACGGCGTCATCGCGGTGGTCGACGGTGCCGCGGTCGCGGCGGGCCGCTTCGCCGACGATCCGGAAGAGTTGAAGCGCCAGGCCGAGGCGGACGGCGCCCTCGACCACGACAATCCCCTGGAGGAGGTCTACGAGGACCAGCTCCTCTGCGCCGACCTCGTCGTGCTCAACAAGGCCGACCTGCTCGGCGAGAGCGAGCTGGCGGGCGTGGAGAGGGACATCGAGAGGACGGTGCCGAGGGCGGTCAAGGTCGTGCGCACCTCGGAAGGGCGCATCGATGCCGCCGTTCTGCTCGGGCTCGGCGCCGCGGCCGAGGACGATCTCGCCGCTCGGCCCTCGCATCACGATGCCGAGGAGGAGCACGACCACGACGATTTCGACACTTTCGTCGTCGACCTGCCGGCCATCCTCGAAGCCGACGCGCTGATCTCGAAGCTGCGCAAGGCCGCCGAAGACCACGACATCCTGCGCATCAAGGGCTTCGTCGCCATCGAGGGCAAGCCGATGCGCCTGCTGGTGCAGGGGGTCGGCGCCCGCTTCTCGCAGCATTTCGACCGGGCCTGGGCGGTAGGCGAGGCGCGCTCCAGCCGCCTCGTCGTCATCGGCGAGAAGGGGCTCGACCAGGACGGCATCCGCAAGGCGCTGAACGGCTGA
- the cobN gene encoding cobaltochelatase subunit CobN, whose protein sequence is MHLLPADTRSLDAGEAAVDLGQAPGAIVFASLSDSDLALAAASGLDGLRIAPLQKLRHPMSVDLYVDSVARHAKAIVVRLLGGMDYWRYGVEEFAAAARSNRIALAFIPGDARPDGRLAALSTVPSEALERIDRYWREGGPANARASLLYAARLGGLDFGAPAAPAAMPKYGVFVPGGALHPPLKGEGRCEASGRGDSAGRSEFPPHPGPAAPHSPSRGVWGRAVILFYRSVLLSADTAPITALVEALEARGLDTTALYVGSLKEGETAEWVRQQLAGLKPAILLNATAFSAIGDDGASPLDAAGCPVLQVVTSSSAEEAWAASTRGLSASDLAMHVALPELDGRLLAGVISFKAERQEGGFARLVHAPHAGRIEAVARRAAAWARLAAKARGERRIGLVLSNYPGVEGRLAHAVGLDAPASTLAILDRLEADGYRIADRPKDEADLLDRLSRPSDRHPAGASGACNEEKGGQDAGGPGDLHLPLADYASWLETLPRSVRDRLSAQWGAPSSDPLCSGGAFRFAGLACGHVAVAVQPDRGSALDRKGDHHSPDLAPRHAYLAFYLWLRQHFGIDAMIHLGTHGTLEWLPGKAAALSEACFPEIAAGALPVLYPFIVNNPGEAAQAKRRLGAVTIGHLTPPLREAGLSGAALEVERLIDEYASADGLDQRRMAYLRREIVARAEESGLAAECGITPGLGEEDMLARLDAFLCDVKELQIRDGLHVFGRRPEQVGHLLDVLVASSGEAARPALARSLEACGEAEMAGLIAGLDGRFVRPGPAGAPTRGRADVLPTGRNLTTLDPRAVPTRAAFAIGSRAADALVQRYLQDHGDHPRRIVLDLWGSATMRTGGDDLGQALALLGVRPVWDNASSRVSGFEILPQARLDRPRIDVTLRISGLFRDVFAQQIALFDQAVQAVAALEEDEAWNPLAAARRRSGERALRVFGAAPAAYGAGITDRIARGAWESRADLGRDYLAAGAYAYGSGVDGDAAPVAFAERVASADAHVHGQDHRETDILDDVTFAAYQGGFAAALEALGAKAALYHADLTDPDAPKLRSLGEEIARLVQGRAASARWIEGMMQHGYAGAAEMANAMDSLFAFSATAGVVTNAAFDRMHAAYVEDEAVSAFLDRHNPAAGRAIRGRLAEAIRRGLWQPRRNSASLLLDEPREAAA, encoded by the coding sequence ATGCATCTCCTGCCGGCGGATACGCGCTCGCTCGATGCCGGCGAGGCGGCGGTGGACCTGGGCCAGGCGCCCGGTGCGATCGTGTTCGCCTCGCTGAGCGACAGCGATCTCGCTTTGGCGGCCGCTTCCGGGCTCGACGGCCTGCGCATCGCGCCGCTGCAGAAGCTGCGCCATCCGATGTCGGTCGACCTCTATGTCGACAGTGTCGCCCGACACGCCAAGGCCATCGTGGTGCGGCTGCTCGGCGGCATGGATTACTGGCGCTACGGCGTGGAGGAGTTCGCCGCCGCCGCCCGCAGCAATCGCATCGCGCTGGCGTTCATTCCCGGCGACGCCCGGCCCGACGGCCGGCTCGCCGCGCTCTCCACCGTCCCGTCGGAAGCCCTGGAGCGGATCGACCGCTATTGGCGCGAAGGGGGCCCGGCCAATGCGAGAGCGTCCCTTCTCTATGCTGCGAGGCTTGGCGGCCTCGATTTCGGCGCGCCGGCGGCGCCGGCGGCAATGCCCAAATATGGTGTTTTCGTCCCAGGCGGCGCCCTTCACCCTCCCCTGAAGGGGGAGGGTCGATGCGAAGCATCGGGGCGGGGTGATTCTGCTGGGCGTTCCGAGTTTCCACCCCACCCCGGCCCTGCGGCCCCACACTCCCCCTCCAGGGGAGTGTGGGGCCGCGCCGTCATCCTGTTCTACCGCTCGGTCCTGCTGTCCGCCGACACGGCGCCGATCACGGCGCTGGTGGAGGCGCTCGAAGCCCGCGGCCTCGACACCACGGCACTTTACGTCGGCTCGCTCAAGGAGGGCGAGACGGCCGAATGGGTACGGCAGCAGCTTGCCGGGCTGAAGCCCGCCATCCTCCTCAACGCCACCGCCTTTTCCGCCATCGGCGACGACGGCGCCTCGCCGCTGGACGCGGCCGGCTGCCCGGTGCTGCAGGTCGTCACGTCCTCTTCGGCCGAGGAGGCCTGGGCGGCCTCGACGCGCGGGCTCTCGGCGAGCGACCTTGCCATGCATGTGGCGCTGCCGGAACTCGACGGCCGCCTGCTCGCCGGCGTGATCTCGTTCAAGGCGGAGCGGCAGGAAGGGGGCTTCGCGCGGCTCGTCCACGCCCCGCATGCCGGGCGGATCGAGGCCGTGGCCCGCCGCGCCGCCGCCTGGGCCCGGCTCGCCGCGAAGGCGCGCGGGGAGCGGCGGATCGGGCTGGTGCTGTCCAATTATCCGGGTGTCGAGGGCCGCCTCGCCCATGCCGTCGGCCTGGACGCGCCCGCTTCGACGCTGGCGATCCTCGACCGGTTGGAGGCCGACGGCTACCGCATCGCGGACCGGCCGAAGGACGAGGCGGATCTGCTCGACCGGCTGAGCCGGCCGTCGGACCGGCATCCCGCCGGCGCATCCGGCGCATGCAATGAAGAGAAGGGCGGGCAGGATGCCGGCGGTCCCGGGGATCTGCACCTTCCGCTCGCCGATTACGCGTCCTGGCTCGAAACCCTTCCGCGCTCCGTCCGCGACAGGCTCTCCGCCCAATGGGGGGCGCCGTCTTCCGATCCGCTCTGCAGCGGGGGCGCCTTCCGCTTCGCCGGCCTCGCCTGCGGCCATGTCGCCGTCGCCGTCCAGCCCGATCGCGGCTCGGCGCTCGACCGCAAGGGCGACCATCATTCGCCCGACCTGGCGCCCCGCCATGCCTATCTCGCCTTCTACCTTTGGCTGCGGCAGCATTTCGGCATCGATGCGATGATCCATCTCGGCACGCATGGCACGCTCGAATGGCTGCCGGGCAAGGCGGCGGCGCTGTCCGAGGCCTGCTTTCCCGAGATCGCGGCGGGCGCGCTGCCGGTGCTCTATCCCTTCATCGTCAACAATCCCGGCGAGGCGGCGCAGGCCAAGCGGCGGCTCGGGGCCGTGACCATCGGCCACCTGACGCCGCCCCTACGCGAGGCGGGGCTTTCCGGTGCGGCGCTGGAGGTCGAGCGCCTCATCGACGAATATGCCAGCGCCGACGGCCTCGACCAGCGCCGCATGGCCTATCTGCGCCGTGAGATCGTCGCTCGGGCCGAGGAGAGCGGCCTCGCCGCCGAATGCGGCATCACGCCGGGGCTGGGTGAGGAGGACATGCTGGCCCGGCTCGACGCCTTCCTCTGCGACGTCAAGGAACTCCAGATCCGCGACGGGCTGCACGTCTTCGGCCGTCGTCCCGAGCAGGTCGGCCATCTGCTCGACGTCCTCGTGGCTTCGAGCGGCGAGGCGGCGCGTCCCGCCTTGGCCCGCAGCCTCGAGGCCTGCGGCGAGGCCGAGATGGCGGGGCTGATCGCCGGTCTCGACGGGCGCTTCGTCAGGCCGGGGCCGGCCGGTGCGCCGACGCGCGGGCGTGCCGACGTCCTGCCGACCGGGCGCAACCTCACCACGCTCGACCCGCGTGCCGTGCCGACCCGAGCCGCCTTCGCGATCGGCTCGCGGGCGGCGGACGCGCTGGTGCAGCGCTATCTCCAGGATCACGGCGACCATCCGCGCCGCATCGTGCTCGATCTCTGGGGCTCGGCGACGATGCGCACCGGCGGCGACGATCTCGGCCAGGCCCTGGCGCTGCTCGGAGTGCGGCCGGTGTGGGACAATGCGTCGAGCCGCGTCTCCGGCTTCGAGATCCTGCCCCAGGCACGGCTCGACCGGCCGCGCATCGACGTCACCTTGCGGATTTCGGGCCTGTTCCGCGACGTCTTCGCCCAGCAGATCGCCCTGTTCGACCAGGCGGTGCAGGCCGTGGCGGCGCTGGAGGAGGACGAGGCGTGGAACCCGCTCGCCGCGGCGCGCCGGCGTTCCGGCGAACGGGCGCTGCGCGTCTTCGGCGCTGCGCCCGCCGCCTATGGCGCCGGCATCACCGACCGCATCGCGCGCGGGGCCTGGGAGAGCCGCGCCGATCTCGGCCGCGACTATCTCGCCGCCGGCGCCTATGCCTATGGCTCGGGCGTCGACGGCGATGCCGCGCCCGTCGCCTTCGCGGAGCGGGTCGCCAGCGCCGACGCCCATGTGCACGGGCAGGACCATCGCGAGACCGACATCCTCGACGACGTCACCTTCGCCGCCTATCAGGGCGGGTTCGCCGCCGCGCTGGAGGCGCTGGGGGCGAAGGCGGCGCTCTACCATGCCGACCTCACCGATCCCGACGCGCCGAAGCTGCGCAGCCTCGGCGAGGAGATCGCGCGGCTCGTCCAGGGCCGGGCCGCCAGCGCGCGCTGGATCGAGGGCATGATGCAGCACGGCTATGCCGGCGCCGCCGAGATGGCCAATGCGATGGATTCGCTGTTCGCCTTCTCGGCGACGGCCGGCGTCGTCACCAATGCCGCCTTCGACCGCATGCATGCCGCCTATGTCGAGGACGAGGCGGTGAGCGCCTTCCTCGACCGGCACAATCCTGCCGCCGGGCGCGCTATCCGCGGCCGCCTGGCCGAGGCCATCCGCCGCGGGCTGTGGCAGCCGCGCCGCAATTCGGCGAGCCTGCTGCTCGACGAACCCAGGGAGGCGGCGGCATGA
- the cobG gene encoding precorrin-3B synthase, translating into MSAPLRKGWCPGALRPMRTGDGLLVRVRLTGGALPAGTARALAQAARDFGNGLFDLSARANLQMRGVSDDTLPPLLDRLSALGVLDADEAAEQVRNVLASPLAGLDPMALIDVTALTRRLEGRLTADPALHALPPKFGFLVDGGGALRLDGVEADIGLRAADADVFRLTAGHATLGFVAPENAIEAALDVARAFLRHRRPDERRMRDLVKRLQDEACETPLPGRERGGGEGGVLEELSPASRFIRPGLAPQPSPEPGEGRAPLLAGCKLFGDGHASGFFAAAAPFGRLDADQLAGLATLAEKQGTALRLSPWRAIILAPVPAGEAASLGTAIASLGLVVDDTDPRLAIAACPGSPSCLSGQASAQADAARLAPVFAPFIRAGASVHVSGCAKGCARRAPASIVLVGQGGRYGLAFDADSRAPSETAPMDIGEIAALLKRRVAANGAKKNSAERDSP; encoded by the coding sequence ATGAGCGCGCCATTGCGCAAGGGCTGGTGCCCGGGAGCGCTGAGGCCGATGCGGACCGGCGACGGCCTCCTCGTGCGCGTGCGCCTGACGGGCGGGGCGCTGCCCGCCGGCACGGCGCGTGCCCTGGCGCAGGCTGCACGCGATTTCGGCAACGGGCTCTTCGATCTCTCCGCCCGCGCCAATCTGCAGATGCGCGGCGTCTCCGACGACACCTTGCCGCCGCTGCTCGACCGCCTCTCGGCGCTCGGCGTGCTCGATGCGGACGAGGCGGCCGAACAGGTGCGCAACGTGCTGGCGAGCCCGCTCGCCGGGCTCGATCCCATGGCCCTCATCGATGTCACCGCGCTGACGCGCCGGCTGGAAGGGCGCCTGACCGCCGATCCCGCCCTGCACGCCCTGCCGCCCAAGTTCGGCTTCCTCGTCGACGGCGGCGGTGCGCTGCGGCTCGACGGCGTCGAGGCCGACATCGGCCTGCGGGCAGCGGACGCCGACGTCTTCAGACTGACCGCCGGCCATGCGACTCTCGGCTTCGTCGCGCCGGAAAATGCGATCGAGGCGGCGCTGGACGTCGCCAGGGCCTTCCTCCGGCATCGCCGGCCCGATGAGCGGCGCATGCGAGATCTGGTGAAACGGCTGCAGGATGAAGCGTGCGAAACCCCTCTCCCGGGTCGGGAGAGGGGCGGGGGCGAGGGGGGCGTGCTCGAGGAATTGAGCCCCGCTTCGCGTTTCATCCGTCCCGGCTTGGCCCCTCAGCCCTCTCCCGAGCCGGGAGAGGGACGTGCGCCTTTGCTCGCCGGCTGCAAGCTCTTCGGCGACGGACACGCCTCCGGCTTCTTCGCCGCCGCCGCGCCTTTCGGCCGGCTCGATGCCGACCAGCTCGCAGGCCTCGCGACGTTGGCGGAGAAACAGGGCACGGCCCTGCGCCTCAGCCCGTGGCGCGCCATCATCCTGGCCCCCGTCCCGGCAGGCGAGGCGGCGTCGCTCGGCACGGCAATTGCTTCTCTCGGCCTTGTCGTCGACGATACCGACCCGCGGCTGGCGATTGCCGCTTGCCCCGGAAGCCCTTCCTGTCTATCCGGCCAGGCCTCGGCGCAGGCCGATGCCGCCAGGCTCGCGCCGGTGTTCGCGCCCTTCATCCGGGCGGGCGCCTCCGTGCATGTGTCGGGCTGCGCCAAGGGCTGCGCGCGGCGGGCGCCGGCGTCGATCGTGCTGGTGGGGCAGGGCGGGCGCTATGGGCTCGCCTTCGATGCCGACAGCCGCGCGCCGAGCGAAACCGCGCCGATGGACATTGGCGAAATAGCGGCGCTTTTGAAAAGGCGGGTGGCCGCAAACGGCGCCAAGAAAAACAGCGCCGAGAGAGACAGCCCTTGA
- a CDS encoding precorrin-8X methylmutase, whose protein sequence is MSERDYIRDGAEIYRRSFAMIRAESDLSRFSPEQAPVVVRIIHACGMVEIAGDVQMAPDLVSSARAALRAGGPLLCDSKMVANGVTRKRLPADNEVVCTLDDPRTPGIAERIGNTRTAAAMELWRERLEGAVVAIGNAPTALFHLMDMIDRGAPKPAAILGIPVGFVGAAESKEALRAWGKVPWLIVEGRKGGSAMTAAAINALASEIE, encoded by the coding sequence ATGTCTGAACGCGACTATATCCGTGACGGCGCCGAGATCTATCGCCGCTCCTTCGCGATGATCCGCGCCGAGAGCGACCTGTCGCGCTTCTCGCCCGAACAGGCGCCGGTCGTCGTGCGCATCATCCATGCCTGCGGCATGGTCGAGATCGCCGGCGATGTGCAGATGGCGCCGGATCTCGTTTCGAGCGCCCGCGCCGCCCTGCGGGCCGGCGGCCCGCTCCTGTGCGATTCCAAGATGGTCGCCAACGGCGTCACCCGCAAGCGTCTCCCGGCGGACAACGAAGTCGTCTGCACGCTCGACGACCCGCGCACGCCCGGGATCGCAGAGCGGATCGGCAATACGCGCACCGCGGCGGCGATGGAGCTGTGGCGCGAGCGGCTGGAGGGCGCCGTGGTCGCCATCGGCAATGCGCCGACCGCGCTCTTCCACCTCATGGACATGATCGACCGGGGCGCGCCGAAGCCGGCGGCCATCCTCGGCATTCCCGTCGGCTTCGTCGGCGCGGCCGAGTCCAAGGAGGCGCTGCGGGCGTGGGGCAAGGTTCCCTGGCTGATCGTCGAAGGCCGCAAGGGCGGCAGCGCCATGACGGCGGCGGCGATCAACGCGCTGGCGAGCGAAATCGAATGA
- a CDS encoding precorrin-2 C(20)-methyltransferase, with product MSARGRLYGVGVGPGDPELMTLKAARLLAAAPVVAYFCKQGQRGHARTIVEGFLAEGVVEEKLAYPMTIEVPAADAAYHAALTGFYDGSAQRLAGHLDAGRDVVVVSEGDPFFYGSFMPIFHRLAPRYETEVVAGVSGMAGCWTRARTPITYGDDVLTVLPATLDREALRHHLERADAAVIMKLGRNFAKVRAVLEELGLASRAVYVERGTMAGERILPLPPADFEGAPYFAILLVPGQGRLL from the coding sequence ATGAGCGCCAGGGGACGTCTCTACGGTGTCGGCGTCGGCCCGGGCGATCCGGAGCTGATGACGCTGAAGGCCGCCCGCCTGCTGGCTGCCGCGCCGGTGGTCGCCTATTTCTGCAAGCAGGGCCAGCGCGGCCATGCCCGCACCATCGTCGAGGGCTTCCTGGCCGAGGGCGTGGTCGAGGAGAAGCTCGCCTATCCCATGACGATCGAGGTGCCGGCGGCGGATGCCGCCTACCATGCCGCGCTGACGGGGTTCTACGACGGGTCGGCGCAGCGCCTCGCCGGACATCTCGATGCCGGGCGCGACGTCGTCGTCGTCTCCGAGGGCGATCCCTTCTTCTACGGCTCCTTCATGCCGATCTTCCACCGGCTTGCGCCCCGCTACGAGACCGAGGTCGTGGCCGGCGTTTCCGGCATGGCCGGCTGCTGGACGCGCGCCCGCACGCCGATCACCTATGGCGACGATGTCCTCACCGTGCTGCCGGCGACGCTGGACCGCGAGGCGCTGCGGCATCATCTCGAACGGGCCGATGCCGCGGTGATCATGAAGCTCGGGCGGAATTTCGCCAAGGTGCGCGCCGTGCTGGAGGAACTGGGCCTCGCCTCGCGCGCCGTCTATGTCGAGCGCGGCACCATGGCAGGAGAACGGATCCTGCCGCTGCCGCCGGCCGATTTCGAGGGCGCGCCCTATTTCGCCATCCTTCTGGTGCCGGGCCAGGGGCGCCTGCTGTGA
- the cobJ gene encoding precorrin-3B C(17)-methyltransferase — translation MSGRVMVVGLGPGPAKWLTPEAAELLAQATDIVGYGPYVDRVPPGPARRHASDNRVEIDRARHALALAAGGAQVAVVSGGDPGVFAMAAAIFEAVEAGEPAWRDLDIVVAPGVTAVLAAAARVGAPLGHDFCVISLSDNLKPWPVIEKRLAAAADGDFVLAFYNPASKARPGQIARAFDFLRARAGDRIVVLAKAVGRPDEEIIHTSLSAVRPADVDMRTLVLVGSSQTRLVERPGREPIVYSPRRWEG, via the coding sequence GTGAGCGGGCGGGTGATGGTCGTCGGCCTCGGACCCGGCCCGGCGAAGTGGCTCACCCCGGAAGCGGCGGAACTGCTGGCGCAGGCCACCGACATCGTCGGCTACGGTCCCTATGTCGACCGCGTGCCGCCGGGCCCGGCGCGCCGGCACGCCAGCGACAACCGCGTCGAGATCGACCGGGCGCGCCATGCGCTGGCGCTGGCCGCGGGCGGCGCGCAGGTGGCGGTGGTCTCGGGCGGGGATCCCGGCGTCTTCGCCATGGCGGCGGCGATCTTCGAGGCGGTCGAGGCGGGCGAGCCGGCCTGGCGCGACCTCGACATCGTCGTCGCGCCCGGCGTCACGGCAGTGCTGGCGGCGGCGGCGCGGGTCGGCGCTCCTCTCGGCCACGATTTCTGCGTGATCTCGCTCTCCGACAACCTCAAGCCCTGGCCGGTCATCGAGAAGCGTCTCGCGGCGGCGGCGGACGGCGATTTCGTGCTCGCCTTCTACAATCCCGCCTCCAAGGCGCGGCCGGGCCAGATCGCCCGCGCCTTCGATTTTCTGCGCGCCCGGGCCGGCGATCGCATCGTCGTCCTCGCCAAGGCGGTCGGCCGGCCGGACGAGGAGATCATCCATACCAGCCTGTCGGCGGTGCGGCCCGCGGATGTCGACATGCGCACGCTGGTGCTGGTCGGCTCGTCGCAGACGCGCCTCGTCGAGCGGCCCGGACGCGAGCCCATCGTCTACTCGCCCCGCCGCTGGGAGGGGTAG